One Streptomyces formicae genomic window, AGGGTGGCGCCGAGCCCGGCCGTGGCCGCGGCGGCGAGGAAGGAGCGAGCGTGCATGGAGTGTCGTCCTCTGTTCCGCTTGTTCCGGATGATCCGCTGTCGTCCTGGATGACCGGTGAGGGGCCCCGGTGGTTGTACGACGCGCGAAGGCCCGCCCCGAACGGGGGCGGGCCTTCGTACGAGCGCGGGACCTGGCGTCAGCTCTCCGTGGTCTCCACGGGCTCGGCCTTCTTGCGCGTACGGCGCTTCGGCTTCTCGGCAGGCGCCTCGGCCTCGGCCGCTGCCACCGGAGCGGCGGCGGCCTTGCGGGTCCTGCGCTTGGGCTTCGGCTCCTCCGCGGACTGCGCGGGGATCTCGGCCTCGACCGCCGCGGCAGCCTCGGCGGCCTTGGCCGCCGCGGTCTTGCGGGGCTTGCGCTTCGGCTTCTCGACCGGGGCTTCCGCCGCGACCTCGGGGACGGCCGCCTCGGCGACCTTCTCCGCGACCTTGCGCGTACGACGGCGCGGCTTGGCGGCCGGAGCCTCGGCCTCGGCCGTCTCCACGACGGTCTCGGCCGTCTCGACCGCGGCGGCGGCCTTGCGCGTGCGGCGCTTCGGCTTCTCGGCGGGGGCCTCGGCCACGTCCGTGGCGCCTTCGGCGGTGTCCACCGCGACCTCGGCTGCCTTGCGGGTGCGGCGGCGCGGCTTGGCGGCCGGGGCCTCCGCCTCGACGGCTTCGGCGGCCTTGGCCGCCGCGGTCTTGCGGGGCTTGCGCTTCGGCTTCTCGGCCGGAGCCTCGGCCTCGACCTCGGGGACGGCCGCCTCGGCGACCTGCTCCGCGACCTTCTCCGCGACCTTGCGCGTACGGCGACGCGGCTTGGTCACCGGAGCCTCGACCACCTCGACAGCCTCAGCGACGACCTCGGCCACGGGGGCCTCGGTCACGGTCGTCGTGCCCTCGGCCGTGGCCAGGGCCTCCGACGCCGCTCCGCCGCGCGTGCGACGGCGACGGCGCGGGGTGCGCGGCTCCGTCGCCTCGGGGGCCGCGTCGGCCTCCGGAGCGGCGGGCGCGACCGGCGCGGTCGTGGTCGCCGTGGCGTCCAGCGGGCTGCCTGCGCGGGTGCGGCGACGACGCCTCGGGGTGCGCGCGGGGCGCTCCTCCTCGGCGGCCGCCGGGCCCGAACGGTCCCGGCCCCGGTCGCGGTTCCTGTCGCGGTCCCGGTCACGGTCCTGCGAGCGCCCGCCGGAGCGGCCGCCGCGGCCGCGCCCACCGGTCTCGCCGAGGTCCTCGATCTCCTCCGCGCCCAGACCCGCACGGGTCCGCTCGGCGCGCGGCAGAACACCCTTGGTGCCCACCGGGATGTCGAGCTCCTCGTACAGGTGCGGCGAGCTGGAGTACGTCTCGACCGGGTCCGGGAAGCCCAGGTCCAGGGCCTTGTTGATCAGCTGCCAGCGCGGGATGTCGTCCCAGTCGACCAGCGTGATCGCGATGCCCTTGGCGCCCGCGCGGCCGGTGCGGCCGATGCGGTGCAGATAGGTCTTCTCGTCCTCGGGGGACTGGTAGTTGATGACGTGCGTGACGCCACCGACGTCGATGCCGCGCGCGGCGACGTCCGTGCAGACGAGCACGTCCACCTTGCCGTTGCGGAACGCGCGCAGCGCCTGCTCGCGGGCGCCCTGGCCGAGGTCGCCGTGGACGGCGCCCGAGGCGAAGCCGCGCTTCTCGAGCTGCTCGGCGATGTCCGCGGCGGTCCGCTTCGTACGGCAGAAGATCATCGCGAGTCCGCGGCCCTCGGCCTGGAGGATGCGCGAGACCATCTCGGGCTTGTCCATGTTGTGCGCGCGGTACACGTGCTGCTTCGTGTTCGCGACGGTCTGGCCCTCGTCGTCCGGCGCGGTGGCGCGGATGTGCGTGGGCTGCGACATGTAGCGACGGGCGAGGCCGATGACGGCGCCCGGCATGGTCGCCGAGAACAGCATCGTCTGGCGCTTCGCGGGAAGCATGTTGATGATCTTCTCGACGTCGGGCAGGAAGCCCAGGTCGAGCATCTCGTCGGCCTCGTCGAGCACCAGGCACTTGACGTGCTTGAGGTCGAGCTTGCGCTGGCCCGCGAGGTCGAGCAGTCGGCCGGGGGTGCCGACGACGATGTCGATGCCCTTCTTGAGGGCCTCGACCTGCGGCTCGTAGGCACGGCCGCCGTATATGGCGAGGACGCGGACGTTGCGCGCCTTGCCCGCGGTCAGGAGGTCGTTCGTCACCTGCTGGCAGAGCTCGCGCGTGGGGACGACGATGAGCGCCTGGGGCGCCTCGGTCAGCTGCTCGGGCTCGGCGCGGCCCGCCTCGACGTCGGCGGGGACGACCACGCGCTCCAGGAGCGGGAGTCCGAAGCCGAGCGTCTTGCCGGTGCCGGTCTTGGCCTGGCCGATGACGTCCGTGCCGGAAAGGGCGACGGGGAGCGTCATCTCCTGGATGGGGAAGGGATTGATGATGCCGACGGCCTCAAGGGCCTCGGCCGTCTCGGGAAGAATCCCGAGCTCTCGGAAAGTCGTAGTCAGGGCAATGCCTCTTCTGTGAGACGCGGCGCGAGGCGAACGCTGGGGGTCGTGACCGTGCCACTACCGCCGGCTGCTTGGGGGGCGGGCCGGGGGCGCGGGACCACTGCCTGCGCTCGAGCGCTCATACCGCTGAGGTTCCCTCCTCATGCCGTACGCATCTGCGCGTACGCCCTGGAGGGCTGTCAGGTCGGAGCCGATCGGGCCACCGACCGGGCATCCTCATTCGTACGGCCCGTCGAATATTCAGCGGGCGCATTACCACTGTACCCCGGAATCTCGCATGCGTGTCCGGCGAATTGGTCACATGGTCGTGGTCACAGTGCATGACCAGGGCCTTCCGCGTTACGGCAGGCGGGCTATTGTGCGCTTCATGGAGACTCCTGACACCCCTGCTGAATCCGCCCCCGAACCGACCGGAGTCGCCGCCCAGGACTGGGCGAAAGCTTCCGCCGAGCCCCACTACCGCGCCGCGGTCGTGGACCTCCTCGGTGCGCTCGCCTACGGGGAGCTCGCCGCGTTCGAGCGGCTCGCGGAGGACGCGAAGCTGGCTCCGACGCTCGGCGACAAGGCGGAGCTCGCGAAGATGGCGTCGGCCGAGTTCCACCACTTCGAGCAGCTCAGGGACCGGCTCTCGGCGATCGGCGAGGAGCCGACCGAGGCGATGGAGCCGTTCGTCGCCGCGCTCGACGGCTTCCACCGGCAGACCGCTCCTTCCGACTGGCTGGAGGGCCTGGTCAAGGCGTACGTCGGCGACTCGATCGCCAGCGACTTCTACCGCGAGGTGGCGGCCAGGCTGGACGCCGATACGCGCGAGCTGGTGCTCGGCGTCCTCGACGACACGGGGCACGCCAGCTTCGCCGTGGAGAAGGTGCGGGCCGCGATCGACGCGGATCCGCGAGTGGGGGGGCGGCTCGCGCTGTGGGCGCGGCGGCTGATGGGCGAGGCCCTTTCGCAGTCCCAGAGGGTCGTCGCCGACCGGGACGCGTTGTCGACCATGCTCGTCGGGGGCGTGGCCGACGGGTTCGACCTTGCCGAGGTCGGGCGGATGTTCTCGCGGATCACTGAGGCGCACACGAAGCGGATGGCTGCGCTGGGCTTGGCGGCGTAGGTCCGTTCCGAGGGGCCGGTTCGGTCGGCTGCGGGCTGGCTCTGGTTGCTCGCGCAGTTCCCCGCGCCCCTTGCGGGGCACCGCCTCAGCCCGCGCCCCTTGCGGGGCTCCCCCCTCAGCCCGCGTCGCTCATGCTGTTGCCGAGTGGCGCAGTCTGCCGCGGGTGGGGCGGAGCAGGAGGGAGAGCAGGGCCGCGGAGACCGCTACCGCGCCTGCGAGCGTCGCCGCCGCGTGGCCGGGGCCGAGTGCCATGTGCGTGATGAAGGCGCCGATGAGGGCGCCCGCGGGGCCCGTCGAGAGGACGAGGCTGCGCGCCGGGAGCCGGTGGCTCAGGCGGTGCGCGGTGGCCCAGGCCAGGGCGAGGCCGAGCAATGTGGCGCCGAGTGCTTCGAGAATCATGGTGGTGCCCTCCCTCGCGGCCAGGTGCAAATCGGTCGTAGCCGGTCTACCCCAGGCGGCCGGAACGCAACCCTCCGTCGGCGGGCGCCACCGCCGTCCTTTCGGTCAACACGCAAGAAGAGCCCGGTGGTTGGTGACCACCGGGCCCTTCTCGTGTGTGCGTCCTACAGGGCGCTGAAGCCCACCTTGCGCGCGGTGGGCTCGCCGAGCTCCACATACGCGAGGCGGTCGGCCGGAACCAGGACCTTGCGGCCGTGGTCGTCCACGAGGCTCAGCAGCGGCGACTTGCCGGTCAGCGCCTCGGACACCGCGCGCTCGATTTCCTCGGCGCTCTGGCCGCTCTCCAGCACGATCTCGCGGGGCGCGTACTGCACGCCGATCTTGACCTCCACGGCTTTGTCCCTCCGACGGTCAGTCTGTGCGCGGCCGTCCGCGCCGTACCCAGCACACATTAGCCCGGTGAGGGGACGGGGAAGGACGCGGCCGTGAACGCCGGTAGCGAACACCGGACGGGAACAGGAGCGCGAGAGGTCAGTGACCCTCTCCGTGCCCCTCGATGCCGTGCAGCGGGAAGCCCGCGATGCCGCGCCAGGCGAGCGAGGTGATCAGCTCCACCGCCTTGTCGCGGGGGACCGTGCTGCCGCTGGCCAGCCAGTACCGCGCGACCACCTGCGAGTACCCGCCGAGCCCGACGGCGAGGAGCATCGCCTCGTCCCTGGGCAGGCCGGTGTCCTCGGCGATGACCTCGCAGATCGCCTCGGCGCACTGGAGCGTGACGCGGTCCACGCGCTCGCGCACCGCCGCCTCGTTGGTCAGGTCCGACTCGAAGACGAGCCGGAACGCGCCGCCCTCGTTCTCCACGTACGCGAAGTAGGCGTCCATCGTCGCGGCGACGCGCAGCTTGTTGTCCGAGGTGGACGCGAGCGCCGTGCGGACGGACTGGAGGAGGGACTCGCAGTGCTGGTCGAGCAGCGCGAGATAGAGGTCGAGCTTGCCCGGGAAGTGCTGGTAGAGCACCGGCTTGCTGACGCCGGCGCGCTCGGCGATGTCGTCCATCGCGGCCGCGTGGTACCCCTGGGCGACGAATACCTCCTGGGCCGCGCCCAGGAGCTGATTGCGCCGGGCACGGCGCGGCAGGCGTGTCCCCCGCGGGCGTGCTGCCTCTGTCTGCTCGATGGCTGTCACGCCGCCTCCCAATCGTCCGATGTGCGGTGAGCGCCGCGCCGCCATCGTACTTTTCGGTAACAGTGATGTGCGCGGTGCGAGCGCAGAATTTCACGGACTGGACCGCCGCAGAAGGGCCCCGCGACTGCGCGTAGCAGGGCAAACACGGTCAGGTCGCCGCCCGCCTAGCGGTAGTCGTCCTCGTCCAGGCTGACGACGCGGGCCTGTTCGGCGAGGTCCGCCTCGTTCGCGGCGCCGGGATCGGCGTCCCGCAAGGAGTCGTCGCGCTCGGGCGTGAGGTCCGTGTGCTGCTCGACGGAGTCGGCCTCGGGGGCCTCGACATCGGCCTCGGCCGCCTCTGTCGCCGCGCTTTCGGGCTCGAAGGTGTCCGGGTCGCTGGGATCGACGGTCATCGTGGCTCTCTTCCCTAGTGGTGCCTAGTGGAGCGAGTGCCCTGTTCGCCCTCTTCTATGAGCGTAGGAGACACCCGCGCGGGGCGCTATGTGATCGGTCGGCGCGCGATGCGGGGGTCGGCCGTGATCCGTGGGAGATCTGTGACAGCGAACACGTGAACTACCGCGTGATCGTCTCGTAACATTGCCGCATGTCTTCGACCGAGCTGCCGAACCTCTTGGCCAGTGCCGTCGCGCCCAAGCCGGGTGCCGTGGCGGTCGCGGAGGGTGAGCGGCTCGACTCCGTGGGCCTGCCGGGACTCACGCTGTCCGTGCGGTCGAGGCCCTCGACGCGCACCGGACTGCCGCCCGCGCTGTACGTGCACGGCCTCGGCGGCTCCTCGCAGAACTGGTCGGCCCTGATGCCGCTCCTGGAAGACGTCGTGGACTGCGAGGCGCTGGACCTGCCGGGATTCGGGGACTCCCCGCCACCGGACGACGGCGACTACTCCATCACCGGGCACGCGCGCGCGGTCATCCGATATCTCGACGCGCGCGCCCGCGGCCCCGTCCACCTCGTCGGGAACTCGATGGGCGGCGCCGTCACGACGCGCGTCGCCGCGGTCCGCCCCGACCTCGTCCGCACGCTGACGCTGGTGTCGCCCGCGCTCCCCGAGCTGCGGGTGCAGCGCACGGCGCTGCCGACCGGGCTCCTCGCGGTGCCCGGCGTCGCGTCGCTCTTCACCAGGCTCACCAAGGACTGGACGGCCGAGCAGCGGGTGCGCGGCGTCATGGGGCTCTGTTACGGCGACCCCGGCAGAGTGACGCCGGAAGGGTTCAGTGCCGCGGTGCGGGAGATGGAGCGCAGGCTCCAGCTCCCTTATTTCTGGGACGCGATGGCGCGTTCGGCGCGCGGGATCGTGAACGCGTACACCCTGGGTGGCCAGCACGGTCTGTGGCGGCAGGCGGAGCGGGTGCTCGCGCCGACGCTGCTCGTCTACGGAGGGCGCGATCTGCTCGTCTCGTACCGCATGGCGCACAGGGCGGCCGCCGCGTTCCGCGACTCACGGCTGCTGACCCTGCCGGACGCGGGGCACGTGGCGATGATGGAGTATCCGGAGAGCGTGGCCACGGCCTTCCGTGAACTGCTCGTGGATACGGGCGAGTTGACTGCTCGACGTACGGTTTCGGGGAGCTGAGGCGGCGCGTGGGACGTCATAGCCGTCGCGGTCCTGTCGACACCGGGAACACCACGGACACCTCTGACATACCGCTCGCACAGGGCGCGGCCCGCCCGCCGGGACCCGGCACCGGGCGCAGGCGGAAGGTGCCGGCACCGTCGTCGACGGGGGCGTCGGCGCCGGACGGCGCTCCGCATGTGCGGGGCGGGCATCCCGAGCAGCGCGAGTCCGGCGGCGGCTGGGGCGACGTCGCGAGCAGCGGTTCAGGGCCGCGGATGGGGGCCGGGTACACGGTGCCGGGGCCCCGGCGCGAGTACGTCACGGCCTTCCCCGAACGGGACGGCGACCAGGACGGCGCGACCCCGGACGCGCCGTCGGCGGTCGCTTCGTCTCCGGCGGCCACCTCGTCCCCGGCGGCGGCCCCGTCGCCGAGCGCGCCCCCGCCGCCCCGCGATCCGTACGCCTCCGTCACCGACTGGGACGAGGACCCCGACGCCCCGCTCGGCGCCGACGGTGCCGAGGGCGGGGACGGTGCGGGGACCGACGCGGAGGCGAAGGGCGCGGGCGGCGCGAAGGGCGGCAGGGGCCGCACCTTCACCGGCATCGCGGCCGCTGCGGTGACCACCGTGCTCGCGGTCGTCGTGGCCGGTCAGGTCACGGGCGGGGCCAAGGACTCGACCGCGGAGAGCCGGTCGGTGCCCGGCGGCGGAGCGCGCGACACGGACGACCCGGCCTCGCGCTCGGACGACCGTGCGACTCCGAGCAACAAGCCGAAGGTGCTCCCGGCGACGTACGAACAGAAGATGGGCAAGAAATACCCGCTGGACGCGAAGCTGAAGGCGTCAGGGGACTTCGAAGCGATATCCGGATTCGAGAAGGCGCCCGGCAAGGGGCGGCTCTGGAAGTATCGCGTCGACGTCGAGAAGGGACTCGGTCTGGACGGTGAACTCTTCGCGAAGGCCGTGCAGAAGACCCTGAACGACAACCGGAGTTGGGCCCATGCGAAGGCCCGCACCTTCGAGCGGATATCGTCGGGGAAGCCCGATTTCGTCATTACCCTCGCGAGCCCGGGAACGACCGCTGACTGGTGCGCGAAATCCGGCCTCGATACGACTCAGGACAATGTGTCCTGCGATTCCGCGGCGACGGAACGCGTGATGATCAATGCCTATCGGTGGGCGCAGGGCGCGAAGACCTACGGCGACGCCGTGCAGAAGGAATTCGGCAACGCGATCTTCCCGTACCGCCAGATGCTGATCAACCACGAGGTCGGGCACCGGCTCGGCTACAACCACACGGACTGCGACAAGGACGGGGACCTCGCGCCCGTCATGCAGCAGCAGACCAAATTCCTTGATCACGACGGGATCACGTGCAAGGCCAACCCCTGGGTGTTTCCCAAGGGTTGAGCCGGGCGGGCGGGGGCGTCACGGCGGTCGCTTTGACATCCGTCGGAAGTTCGTTCATATTTCTCCGCATGTCGAACCGTCACGCCCCGTCGAGCGCCGCCATTGAGCTGGCGCTGTTCGGCGTGACCGCGCTCTGCGTCGCCGACATTCACTGTTGCTGACGACCGCCCCGGTGCGTGCGTCGCATTTTCCCGGCTCCGGCTGCCCTTAGGTCCTCCGTGGACCCGTACGGGCCCTTCGCTGTCCGCTGTCGGATTCCGCTGCCTTTTCCCGCACCTCCCCGGGGCGAGCTCTGCTCAATTCCCGCTGATCCGCCGCTCTTTCGCGGCGTCCCCCGAGAGGTCCTCTTCCGATGCGTCAATCGTCCGTCATAGCCCGCCGCGTGGCAGCGGCATCCGTCAGCCTGGTCCTGGCCTCGGGCGTCGCCGCCTGCGCGGGTCCCAAGGACAGCGACGCCGGGAGCGGCGGCGACGGCAAGCCCGCCAAGGGCGGCACGCTCACCGTCCTCAACCGCGACCCGCAGAAGACCTTCGACCCCGCGAGGCTCTACACCTCGGGCGGCGGCAACGTGCCGAGTCTCGTCTTCCGTACGCTCACCACGCGCAACCGCGAGGACGGCGCCGCGGGCACGAAGGTCGTCCCCGACCTCGCGACGGGCCTGGGCAAGCCGAACAAGGACGCCACGGCGTGGACGTACACCCTGAAGAAGGGCCTCAAGTACGAGGACGGTTCGCCGATCACCACGGCCGACATCAAGTACGGCATCGAGCGCTCCTTCGCCGCCGAACTCTCCGGCGGGGCACCCTTCTTGAGGGACTGGCTCATCGGCGGCGCCGACTACGAAGGGCCGTACAAGGACAAGGGCGGACTCAAGTCCGTCGAGACGCCCGACGCGCGGACCATCGTGTTCCGTCTCAACAAGCCCGTCGGCGACTTCGACTACGTGGCCACCCAGACGTCGTTCGCGCCCGTCCCCAAGAGCAAGGACAAGGGGACCAAGTACGCCGAGCACCCGATCTCCTCGGGGCCCTACAAGGTCGTCAAGAACGACAACGACGGCGAGCGCCTGCAACTGGAGCGCAACCCTCACTGGTCGGCGAAGACCGACGACGAGCGCAAGGCCTACCCGGACCGGATCGACGTGCGCTCCGGGCTCAACTCCTCCGTCATCAACCAGCGCCTGTCCGCCTCGCAGGGCGACGACGCCGCCGCCGTCACCACCGACACCAACCTCGGGCCCGCCGAACTCGCCAAGGTCAGCGGCGACAAGAAGCTCGCAGGGCAGGTCGGCACCGGACACTTCGGCTACACGAACTACCTCGCCTTCAACCCGAAGGTGAAGCCCTTCGACGACCCGAAGGTGCGCCAGGCCATCGCGTACGCCGTGGACCGCACCTCCCTGGTCAACGCGGCCGGTGGCTCCTCGCTCGCCGAGCCCGCCACCACCTTCCTGCCGAACCAGAAGGCCTTCGGCTACACGAAGTTCGACCACTTCCCCGCGGGCGCGAGCGGCAACCCGAAGAAGGCCAAGGAGCTCCTGAAGGAGGCCGGTCACCAGGACGGCCTGACCATCACGCTCACGCATTCCAACGCCAAGAACTTCGAGTCGAGCCCGGAGATCGCCACCGCCGTCCAGGACGCCCTGAAGAAGGCGGGGATCACCGTCAAGCTCCAGGGCCTGGAGGAGAACGACTACGAGGACAAGGTCCACAACGTCAAGCAGGAA contains:
- a CDS encoding ferritin-like fold-containing protein, with the protein product MRFMETPDTPAESAPEPTGVAAQDWAKASAEPHYRAAVVDLLGALAYGELAAFERLAEDAKLAPTLGDKAELAKMASAEFHHFEQLRDRLSAIGEEPTEAMEPFVAALDGFHRQTAPSDWLEGLVKAYVGDSIASDFYREVAARLDADTRELVLGVLDDTGHASFAVEKVRAAIDADPRVGGRLALWARRLMGEALSQSQRVVADRDALSTMLVGGVADGFDLAEVGRMFSRITEAHTKRMAALGLAA
- a CDS encoding Ms4533A family Cys-rich leader peptide, whose product is MSNRHAPSSAAIELALFGVTALCVADIHCC
- a CDS encoding DEAD/DEAH box helicase — its product is MTLPVALSGTDVIGQAKTGTGKTLGFGLPLLERVVVPADVEAGRAEPEQLTEAPQALIVVPTRELCQQVTNDLLTAGKARNVRVLAIYGGRAYEPQVEALKKGIDIVVGTPGRLLDLAGQRKLDLKHVKCLVLDEADEMLDLGFLPDVEKIINMLPAKRQTMLFSATMPGAVIGLARRYMSQPTHIRATAPDDEGQTVANTKQHVYRAHNMDKPEMVSRILQAEGRGLAMIFCRTKRTAADIAEQLEKRGFASGAVHGDLGQGAREQALRAFRNGKVDVLVCTDVAARGIDVGGVTHVINYQSPEDEKTYLHRIGRTGRAGAKGIAITLVDWDDIPRWQLINKALDLGFPDPVETYSSSPHLYEELDIPVGTKGVLPRAERTRAGLGAEEIEDLGETGGRGRGGRSGGRSQDRDRDRDRNRDRGRDRSGPAAAEEERPARTPRRRRRTRAGSPLDATATTTAPVAPAAPEADAAPEATEPRTPRRRRRTRGGAASEALATAEGTTTVTEAPVAEVVAEAVEVVEAPVTKPRRRTRKVAEKVAEQVAEAAVPEVEAEAPAEKPKRKPRKTAAAKAAEAVEAEAPAAKPRRRTRKAAEVAVDTAEGATDVAEAPAEKPKRRTRKAAAAVETAETVVETAEAEAPAAKPRRRTRKVAEKVAEAAVPEVAAEAPVEKPKRKPRKTAAAKAAEAAAAVEAEIPAQSAEEPKPKRRTRKAAAAPVAAAEAEAPAEKPKRRTRKKAEPVETTES
- a CDS encoding TetR/AcrR family transcriptional regulator — encoded protein: MTAIEQTEAARPRGTRLPRRARRNQLLGAAQEVFVAQGYHAAAMDDIAERAGVSKPVLYQHFPGKLDLYLALLDQHCESLLQSVRTALASTSDNKLRVAATMDAYFAYVENEGGAFRLVFESDLTNEAAVRERVDRVTLQCAEAICEVIAEDTGLPRDEAMLLAVGLGGYSQVVARYWLASGSTVPRDKAVELITSLAWRGIAGFPLHGIEGHGEGH
- a CDS encoding DUF3107 domain-containing protein, which gives rise to MEVKIGVQYAPREIVLESGQSAEEIERAVSEALTGKSPLLSLVDDHGRKVLVPADRLAYVELGEPTARKVGFSAL
- a CDS encoding alpha/beta hydrolase → MSSTELPNLLASAVAPKPGAVAVAEGERLDSVGLPGLTLSVRSRPSTRTGLPPALYVHGLGGSSQNWSALMPLLEDVVDCEALDLPGFGDSPPPDDGDYSITGHARAVIRYLDARARGPVHLVGNSMGGAVTTRVAAVRPDLVRTLTLVSPALPELRVQRTALPTGLLAVPGVASLFTRLTKDWTAEQRVRGVMGLCYGDPGRVTPEGFSAAVREMERRLQLPYFWDAMARSARGIVNAYTLGGQHGLWRQAERVLAPTLLVYGGRDLLVSYRMAHRAAAAFRDSRLLTLPDAGHVAMMEYPESVATAFRELLVDTGELTARRTVSGS
- a CDS encoding DUF3152 domain-containing protein, with amino-acid sequence MGRHSRRGPVDTGNTTDTSDIPLAQGAARPPGPGTGRRRKVPAPSSTGASAPDGAPHVRGGHPEQRESGGGWGDVASSGSGPRMGAGYTVPGPRREYVTAFPERDGDQDGATPDAPSAVASSPAATSSPAAAPSPSAPPPPRDPYASVTDWDEDPDAPLGADGAEGGDGAGTDAEAKGAGGAKGGRGRTFTGIAAAAVTTVLAVVVAGQVTGGAKDSTAESRSVPGGGARDTDDPASRSDDRATPSNKPKVLPATYEQKMGKKYPLDAKLKASGDFEAISGFEKAPGKGRLWKYRVDVEKGLGLDGELFAKAVQKTLNDNRSWAHAKARTFERISSGKPDFVITLASPGTTADWCAKSGLDTTQDNVSCDSAATERVMINAYRWAQGAKTYGDAVQKEFGNAIFPYRQMLINHEVGHRLGYNHTDCDKDGDLAPVMQQQTKFLDHDGITCKANPWVFPKG
- a CDS encoding ABC transporter substrate-binding protein, with protein sequence MRQSSVIARRVAAASVSLVLASGVAACAGPKDSDAGSGGDGKPAKGGTLTVLNRDPQKTFDPARLYTSGGGNVPSLVFRTLTTRNREDGAAGTKVVPDLATGLGKPNKDATAWTYTLKKGLKYEDGSPITTADIKYGIERSFAAELSGGAPFLRDWLIGGADYEGPYKDKGGLKSVETPDARTIVFRLNKPVGDFDYVATQTSFAPVPKSKDKGTKYAEHPISSGPYKVVKNDNDGERLQLERNPHWSAKTDDERKAYPDRIDVRSGLNSSVINQRLSASQGDDAAAVTTDTNLGPAELAKVSGDKKLAGQVGTGHFGYTNYLAFNPKVKPFDDPKVRQAIAYAVDRTSLVNAAGGSSLAEPATTFLPNQKAFGYTKFDHFPAGASGNPKKAKELLKEAGHQDGLTITLTHSNAKNFESSPEIATAVQDALKKAGITVKLQGLEENDYEDKVHNVKQEPGLFLAHWGADWPSGGPFLSPIFDGRQIVEDGYNFNSGFLNDKSVNSEIDAINKLTDHAEAAGRWGALDKKIGAKALNVPLFHPVYKRLYGKDVKNVVISDWTGVLDVSQVAVK